A stretch of the Bacillus sp. B-jedd genome encodes the following:
- a CDS encoding YpzI family protein: MGRDRQEKKLRESGRVQSDRDQSLHYPGATGLQTPEEARILNGGRKSD; the protein is encoded by the coding sequence ATGGGCAGAGACAGGCAAGAAAAAAAATTGCGGGAAAGCGGAAGAGTCCAGTCGGATCGTGACCAATCCCTTCACTACCCCGGCGCTACTGGCCTCCAGACCCCTGAAGAGGCTAGAATACTGAATGGCGGTCGGAAGTCCGATTAA
- the der gene encoding ribosome biogenesis GTPase Der: MAKPTVAIVGRPNVGKSTIFNRIAGERISIVEDIPGVTRDRIYSSAEWLTHDFNIIDTGGIDIGDEPFLEQIRQQAEIAIDEADVIIFLVNGREGVTAADEEVAKILYKTKKPVVLAVNKIDNPEMRADIYDFYALGFGEPFPISGAHGLGLGDLLDEAAKYFPKIESDEYPEDVIKFSLIGRPNVGKSSLVNALLGEERVIVSDIAGTTRDAIDSLYEYDGQEYVIIDTAGMRKKGKVYESTEKYSVLRALRAIERSDVVLVVLNGEEGILEQDKKIAGYAHEAGRGIVIVVNKWDAVEKDEKTMKAMEQKIREHFQFLDYAPIVFLSAKTKKRVDTLLPAINMASENHAMRVQTNILNEIIMDAVAMNPTPTDKGRRLRIYYATQVAVKPPSFVVFVNDPELMHFSYERFLENRIRDAFGFEGTPIRIFSRERK, from the coding sequence ATGGCAAAACCAACAGTCGCTATCGTCGGCCGTCCGAACGTTGGCAAATCAACGATTTTTAATAGAATTGCCGGAGAAAGAATATCAATCGTCGAAGATATTCCCGGTGTCACAAGGGACCGGATTTACAGTTCAGCAGAATGGCTGACACATGATTTCAATATCATCGATACAGGCGGAATAGATATTGGCGATGAACCTTTTCTTGAACAAATTAGGCAGCAGGCTGAAATTGCAATCGATGAAGCGGATGTCATTATTTTTCTTGTGAACGGAAGAGAGGGAGTTACGGCCGCGGATGAGGAAGTGGCGAAAATCCTCTATAAGACAAAAAAGCCCGTTGTCCTAGCTGTAAATAAAATCGATAACCCCGAGATGAGGGCGGATATTTACGATTTCTATGCACTAGGCTTTGGAGAGCCCTTCCCGATCTCAGGTGCGCACGGGTTGGGGCTTGGAGATTTGCTTGATGAGGCAGCCAAGTATTTTCCTAAAATCGAATCAGATGAATATCCGGAAGATGTTATTAAATTTTCATTGATTGGCCGACCGAATGTCGGAAAATCATCTCTCGTAAATGCTCTTTTAGGTGAAGAACGAGTCATCGTCAGTGATATTGCAGGAACAACCAGGGATGCAATTGATTCCCTTTATGAATATGACGGACAGGAATACGTCATCATAGATACCGCTGGCATGAGGAAAAAGGGCAAGGTTTATGAAAGCACCGAAAAATACAGCGTGCTCCGCGCTTTAAGGGCGATTGAAAGATCGGATGTTGTCCTTGTGGTTTTAAATGGTGAAGAAGGTATTTTGGAGCAGGATAAAAAAATCGCTGGATACGCCCATGAGGCAGGCAGAGGTATTGTTATTGTCGTGAACAAATGGGATGCAGTAGAAAAAGACGAAAAAACCATGAAGGCAATGGAACAGAAAATAAGGGAGCATTTTCAGTTTCTTGACTATGCCCCAATCGTTTTCCTTTCCGCGAAAACAAAGAAAAGGGTCGATACGCTGCTGCCGGCCATTAATATGGCTAGTGAAAACCATGCGATGCGGGTACAGACAAATATCCTGAACGAGATAATCATGGATGCAGTTGCAATGAATCCTACCCCTACAGATAAAGGGCGGAGGCTAAGGATTTATTATGCGACCCAAGTGGCTGTAAAGCCTCCTTCATTTGTTGTTTTTGTCAATGATCCTGAACTGATGCACTTTTCGTACGAACGATTTTTGGAAAACAGGATCAGGGATGCATTCGGTTTTGAAGGCACACCGATCAGGATTTTTTCCAGAGAGAGAAAATAA
- a CDS encoding NAD(P)H-dependent glycerol-3-phosphate dehydrogenase produces the protein MGKEKTVVLGAGSWGTALALVLADNGSQVSLWSHNPEQVEEINESRTNKKYLPGIEIPGLITATSSLVEALEGTDTVILAVPTKAIREVTAKTGETAQGPLTIVHVSKGIEPDSHLRISEMIKEEMPSEKLKAVVVLSGPSHAEEVSLRHPTTVAVSSENEKEAERIQDLFINQNFRVYTNPDVVGVEIGGALKNIIALAAGITDGLGFGDNAKAALMTRGLAEISRLGTKMGANPLTFAGLAGVGDLIVTCTSVHSRNWRAGNMLGKGQTLDEVLENMGMVVEGVRTTKAAHQLANKYGVEMPITETLYKVLFEDLPAKEGAEILMARDRTHEMEDLTNILNGN, from the coding sequence ATGGGAAAAGAAAAAACTGTCGTACTTGGGGCCGGGAGCTGGGGAACCGCGCTCGCGCTTGTTCTTGCCGATAACGGAAGCCAAGTTTCATTGTGGAGCCACAACCCGGAACAGGTAGAGGAAATAAATGAATCACGCACCAATAAAAAGTATTTACCTGGCATAGAAATCCCTGGACTTATTACCGCCACTTCTTCCTTAGTAGAAGCTCTAGAGGGAACCGATACAGTGATCCTTGCCGTTCCTACGAAAGCTATCAGGGAAGTAACAGCAAAAACCGGAGAGACTGCGCAAGGGCCACTTACCATTGTGCATGTTAGCAAAGGGATTGAGCCTGATTCCCATCTGAGGATTTCCGAAATGATTAAAGAGGAAATGCCTTCCGAAAAATTAAAAGCGGTTGTTGTCCTTTCAGGACCGAGCCATGCTGAAGAGGTAAGCTTGAGGCATCCGACCACAGTCGCGGTTTCTTCGGAAAATGAGAAGGAAGCGGAAAGAATCCAGGATTTATTTATCAATCAGAATTTCAGGGTATATACAAATCCTGATGTTGTGGGAGTGGAAATAGGCGGGGCACTGAAAAATATTATTGCTCTTGCTGCAGGGATAACCGATGGCCTCGGTTTTGGTGATAATGCAAAGGCAGCACTCATGACAAGAGGTTTGGCGGAAATCTCAAGGCTTGGCACTAAAATGGGGGCCAATCCGCTTACTTTTGCCGGGCTTGCCGGCGTTGGGGATTTAATCGTTACGTGCACAAGTGTCCATTCCAGAAACTGGCGCGCCGGAAACATGCTTGGAAAAGGACAGACTCTGGACGAAGTGCTTGAAAATATGGGCATGGTCGTAGAAGGAGTCAGGACAACCAAGGCCGCCCACCAGCTTGCTAATAAATATGGTGTGGAAATGCCCATAACTGAAACCTTGTACAAAGTCCTTTTTGAAGACCTGCCTGCAAAAGAAGGGGCAGAAATTCTGATGGCACGGGATAGAACTCATGAAATGGAAGACTTGACAAATATTCTGAACGGGAATTGA
- a CDS encoding YphA family membrane protein, which yields MEGLIFFLSAWLCWVYLTFFAGKDMSYSKGMAAVVLISIIVSPLHGEFEGMKIYGGSVCFFLYSLWFLWKAKLKKTVYIYLSAMVISAVYSSIRFFELFDPVIFVMNKLLFVSVITAFIAIILQNSVKWRLILISIGTFQGELLISLVLRENFFLDIGGYAYLDTLALSAGIIVFWSFLEHMRSWLNTSMTAFEKNKKSSP from the coding sequence ATGGAAGGATTAATATTTTTTTTAAGCGCCTGGCTGTGCTGGGTTTATTTGACTTTTTTTGCAGGCAAAGATATGTCTTACAGCAAAGGGATGGCTGCCGTAGTATTAATCTCAATTATTGTGTCTCCTTTGCACGGTGAATTCGAGGGGATGAAAATCTATGGGGGAAGCGTTTGCTTCTTTCTATATTCCCTGTGGTTTTTGTGGAAAGCCAAATTGAAAAAAACTGTATATATTTATCTGTCAGCAATGGTCATTTCAGCTGTTTATAGTTCTATAAGATTTTTTGAACTTTTTGACCCAGTCATCTTTGTTATGAACAAGCTATTGTTTGTCTCTGTCATAACTGCATTTATTGCGATTATTCTTCAAAATTCAGTTAAATGGAGGCTGATTTTGATTTCAATAGGAACTTTCCAGGGAGAGCTCCTGATTTCACTTGTTCTAAGGGAGAACTTTTTCCTTGATATTGGCGGATATGCCTATTTGGATACTTTGGCGCTGTCTGCGGGAATAATAGTGTTCTGGAGCTTCCTCGAGCATATGAGATCATGGCTGAATACGTCAATGACCGCTTTTGAAAAGAATAAGAAATCTTCGCCATGA
- a CDS encoding DUF2768 domain-containing protein: MSPALMKMWVSLAAMGFMFISIISIYFSRYKLKGVFRIITAFFAYALMILAGIIIFIVVMSGPTSD, from the coding sequence TTGTCACCGGCATTAATGAAAATGTGGGTATCATTAGCGGCGATGGGTTTTATGTTCATATCCATCATCAGCATTTATTTCAGCCGCTATAAGCTGAAAGGCGTTTTCCGGATTATTACGGCTTTTTTTGCTTATGCTTTGATGATCCTCGCGGGCATTATTATTTTTATCGTTGTTATGAGCGGACCGACTTCAGACTAG